A single genomic interval of Syntrophobacterales bacterium harbors:
- the rpsL gene encoding 30S ribosomal protein S12: protein MPTINQLVRLGRKAVKKKSSSPALTNCPQKRGVCVRVYTTTPKKPNSALRKVARVRLTNSIEVTSYIPGIGHNLQEHSVVLIRGGRVKDLPGVRYHIIRGSLDASGVANRKKSRSKYGAKRPKQ, encoded by the coding sequence ATGCCAACTATTAACCAATTGGTGAGGCTGGGGAGGAAGGCCGTGAAGAAGAAGAGTTCGTCTCCTGCCCTTACGAACTGTCCTCAGAAGAGAGGCGTGTGTGTAAGGGTATATACGACCACTCCTAAAAAGCCGAACTCGGCATTGAGAAAGGTTGCCCGTGTAAGGTTAACTAACAGCATAGAAGTGACAAGCTATATACCGGGAATAGGGCATAACCTCCAGGAGCACTCAGTTGTTCTTATAAGAGGCGGAAGAGTCAAAGACTTGCCTGGCGTCAGGTATCACATCATCAGAGGTTCCTTGGATGCCAGCGGCGTGGCGAATCGCAAGAAGAGCAGATCAAAGTACGGTGCGAAAAGACCCAAACAATAG
- the rpsG gene encoding 30S ribosomal protein S7 produces MPRKGHIAKRERMPDLKYNDLIVQRLINCIMLDGKKSTATKIVYGAFDIAEERLKEEGLKIFQKAMENIKPELEVKARRVGGATYQVPVEVRANRKLSLGIRWLIRYSRDRSERTMMERLAGEILDAYNNKGGSVKKREDTHKMAEANKAFAHYRW; encoded by the coding sequence ATGCCAAGAAAAGGACATATAGCAAAAAGAGAGAGGATGCCTGATCTGAAGTATAATGATCTGATCGTCCAGAGGCTGATAAATTGTATCATGCTTGACGGGAAAAAGAGCACGGCGACGAAGATCGTGTATGGCGCTTTTGACATCGCTGAAGAGCGGCTGAAGGAAGAAGGGCTGAAAATATTTCAAAAAGCTATGGAAAATATAAAACCAGAACTGGAAGTGAAGGCGAGAAGGGTAGGCGGTGCGACCTACCAGGTTCCTGTCGAGGTAAGAGCCAACAGGAAGCTTTCCTTGGGAATAAGATGGTTGATCAGATATTCAAGAGATAGATCGGAAAGAACCATGATGGAGCGTCTTGCCGGAGAAATCCTTGACGCATATAACAATAAAGGCGGTTCAGTAAAGAAAAGGGAAGATACACACAAAATGGCTGAAGCAAATAAGGCTTTCGCGCATTACAGGTGGTAA